A DNA window from Flavisolibacter ginsenosidimutans contains the following coding sequences:
- a CDS encoding LytR/AlgR family response regulator transcription factor, giving the protein MNVVIIEDEHLSAQRLETMLKKYDASIQVLAEIPSVAEAVQWFKENENPDLVLMDIHLEDGQSFSIFERINLDVPVIFTTAFDEYTIQAFKVNSVDYLMKPLNYDELVKAIEKYKRIHAEKEESGKSIEQLLQSLHRKEPEYKSRFLISIGSRLMTVETEGIQYFFSADKITFLVTTDGHRYPVDFSLDKLAAMLNPKEFYRINRQMTVKLSAIENIHVFSKGRIKLDLNPPMKEDVFVSLDKVVEFKEWLGK; this is encoded by the coding sequence ATGAACGTTGTCATCATTGAAGACGAACACCTTTCGGCGCAACGGCTGGAAACGATGCTAAAAAAATACGATGCTTCAATTCAGGTGCTGGCCGAAATTCCATCGGTAGCCGAGGCCGTACAATGGTTCAAGGAAAACGAGAACCCGGACCTGGTGCTCATGGACATTCATCTTGAAGACGGCCAGAGTTTTTCCATTTTCGAACGCATCAACCTTGACGTGCCGGTCATCTTTACCACTGCTTTTGACGAGTACACCATCCAGGCTTTTAAAGTCAACTCGGTTGACTATTTAATGAAGCCGTTGAACTATGATGAATTGGTAAAGGCTATTGAAAAATACAAACGCATTCACGCCGAAAAAGAAGAAAGCGGTAAAAGCATCGAACAGCTTTTGCAATCGCTGCACAGGAAAGAACCCGAATACAAAAGCCGTTTTTTAATTTCGATTGGTTCACGCTTAATGACGGTAGAAACAGAAGGCATCCAATACTTTTTTAGTGCCGATAAAATCACCTTTCTGGTAACAACGGACGGGCATCGTTATCCTGTTGATTTTAGTCTGGATAAATTAGCGGCGATGCTCAACCCAAAAGAATTTTACCGCATCAACCGGCAAATGACGGTGAAGCTTTCTGCCATTGAAAACATTCATGTCTTTTCCAAGGGTCGCATCAAACTGGACCTGAATCCGCCGATGAAAGAAGATGTGTTTGTGAGTTTAGATAAGGTGGTGGAGTTTAAAGAATGGCTGGGCAAGTAA
- the pdxH gene encoding pyridoxamine 5'-phosphate oxidase, with protein MNKSIADLRKEYSSQTLLEKDADASPIQQFRKWWDQAIASEILEPNAMTLATASSDGLPSARIVLLKDFDENGFVFFTNYKSFKALQLEENPKACLVFHWKELERQVRIMGVVEKAGAEESNAYFQSRPVGSRIGAWTSPQSSVIQNREWIEEEFEKRKAEFGDGNIPRPSFWGGYRVRPVIVEFWQGRFSRLHDRIQYTLEDGSWKIERLAP; from the coding sequence ATGAACAAATCCATCGCCGACCTTCGCAAAGAATATTCTTCCCAAACACTTCTCGAAAAAGACGCTGACGCAAGCCCCATTCAACAGTTCCGAAAGTGGTGGGATCAAGCCATTGCTTCCGAAATTTTAGAACCCAACGCCATGACGCTGGCCACGGCTTCATCGGACGGACTGCCTTCGGCCCGCATTGTGTTGCTGAAAGATTTTGACGAAAACGGCTTTGTGTTTTTTACCAATTACAAAAGTTTCAAGGCGCTGCAGTTGGAAGAAAATCCAAAAGCCTGTCTTGTGTTTCACTGGAAAGAATTGGAGCGGCAAGTGCGCATTATGGGCGTTGTAGAGAAGGCGGGTGCCGAAGAAAGCAATGCGTATTTTCAGTCGCGGCCTGTTGGCAGTCGCATCGGTGCGTGGACTTCGCCGCAAAGTAGCGTGATCCAAAACCGCGAATGGATTGAAGAAGAATTTGAAAAACGGAAAGCGGAGTTTGGCGACGGCAATATTCCGCGTCCGTCGTTTTGGGGTGGCTACCGCGTAAGGCCCGTCATTGTTGAATTCTGGCAGGGCCGGTTCAGCCGCCTGCACGACCGCATTCAGTACACGCTGGAAGACGGAAGCTGGAAGATTGAACGGCTGGCGCCGTGA
- a CDS encoding CPBP family intramembrane glutamic endopeptidase: MKPSPFKIIAGFNLLFLCYHSAEYMILSQNSAAGFLFLSTLFFVLAFLLAKWQGDKNLAPWGLALQKSLPVYLTSGLLAGLVISSLSFFTCLALHIEVVSLVPPLKDFLPTAALLIFGSAVSSLTEDLLTRGYVYRHTKSKISRQYLALLSAIIYVLNHVHRLNEPVYLLYVFVLGLALVLPLLITGNIWYTLGVHWAGNIVYHLTSNVMHTSSGDNAFPALWISIVFTLLSIPLHCFICQQLTSKKENESFVSPLRHSSTPIRHSSELV, from the coding sequence ATGAAACCTTCGCCTTTTAAAATCATTGCCGGCTTCAATCTTCTGTTCCTTTGTTATCATTCGGCTGAGTACATGATACTTTCGCAGAACAGTGCCGCGGGTTTTCTCTTTCTTTCCACTTTGTTCTTCGTACTTGCATTTCTTCTTGCCAAATGGCAGGGCGATAAAAACCTTGCGCCGTGGGGACTGGCCTTGCAAAAATCTTTGCCTGTTTATTTAACCAGCGGATTGCTTGCAGGACTGGTTATAAGCAGCCTTTCTTTTTTCACTTGCCTTGCCTTGCACATTGAAGTCGTCAGTTTAGTGCCGCCGCTGAAAGATTTTTTGCCCACTGCTGCTTTGCTCATTTTCGGCAGTGCTGTTTCATCGCTTACCGAAGACCTTCTGACACGCGGTTATGTTTACCGTCATACAAAAAGCAAGATAAGCAGGCAATACCTTGCGCTGCTTTCCGCCATCATTTATGTTTTGAATCACGTTCACCGTTTAAACGAACCGGTTTATTTGCTTTACGTTTTTGTATTGGGTCTTGCGCTTGTGCTTCCGCTTCTCATTACGGGCAATATTTGGTACACGCTGGGCGTGCATTGGGCTGGTAATATCGTCTATCATCTTACGAGCAACGTGATGCACACAAGCAGCGGCGATAACGCTTTTCCGGCTCTTTGGATATCCATCGTCTTCACGCTTCTTTCCATTCCGCTGCATTGTTTTATTTGCCAACAACTGACAAGCAAGAAAGAAAATGAATCCTTTGTTTCTCCGCTGCGGCACTCGTCAACCCCGATCCGTCATTCATCTGAACTTGTTTGA
- a CDS encoding 30S ribosomal protein THX produces the protein MGRGDKKTKKGKIFKGSFGKWRPASEKKITGTAPAAPKKES, from the coding sequence ATGGGCAGAGGTGATAAAAAAACCAAAAAAGGAAAAATCTTCAAAGGCTCTTTCGGTAAATGGCGTCCGGCCAGCGAAAAGAAAATTACGGGCACAGCCCCTGCTGCGCCGAAAAAAGAGAGTTGA
- a CDS encoding nuclear transport factor 2 family protein: protein MQKALLPLLSFVVLYSCKDNKTTTEPAATPMVKTATTTADNKPPQAEFADAKYTDMGKQMMMQMENGDVDKWVANFADNAVYSWSNGDSLAGKKAITDYWTNRRKNVIESLHFSNDIWLPIKVNTPQRGPDMPGVWLLNWYQVNVKYKNGKALQFWVHHDYHYNNDNKVDRTVMYIDRAPVNAAVGMK from the coding sequence ATGCAAAAAGCTCTTCTTCCCCTTCTTTCGTTCGTTGTTCTTTATTCGTGCAAGGACAACAAAACCACCACCGAACCCGCGGCTACACCGATGGTGAAAACCGCAACCACCACGGCTGATAACAAACCGCCGCAAGCTGAATTTGCCGACGCCAAATACACGGACATGGGAAAACAAATGATGATGCAAATGGAGAATGGCGATGTGGACAAATGGGTCGCTAATTTTGCCGACAACGCGGTGTACTCTTGGTCAAACGGCGATAGCCTTGCGGGTAAAAAAGCCATCACCGATTATTGGACGAACCGGCGCAAGAATGTTATTGAAAGCCTCCACTTCAGCAACGACATTTGGCTGCCCATAAAAGTAAATACGCCGCAACGCGGCCCCGACATGCCCGGCGTGTGGCTGCTCAATTGGTACCAGGTAAACGTGAAATACAAAAACGGAAAGGCGCTTCAGTTTTGGGTGCACCACGATTATCATTACAACAACGACAACAAGGTTGACCGCACCGTCATGTACATTGACCGGGCGCCAGTGAACGCTGCCGTTGGTATGAAGTAA
- a CDS encoding alpha/beta fold hydrolase translates to MKTIFASLLVLIFHLSSFATDKHFYFTTSDSVKLYVRIAGEGKPCLFVHGGPGSTSYYYEAMAGAPLIEQKLQMIYFDQRGSGRSDSATNRNYTLKRMLLDMEELRQHLGIKKWAVMGHSFGGILLTNYALRYPQNITAVFYIHCTANMRASMNSHLEFGLKELDIKDQTAFRDTSLPLNERVWKVHDKLTEKNLWYKLMFRNAFEKKFSDSVTFSAGKFNRDFATQCWKDAEYWKDYSAQTANIKCPVFVVTGDKDYAVGPDHYKLFRFPHQTVVHYIGGHASFQEEPQWYAEKILAFIPSIP, encoded by the coding sequence ATGAAAACGATATTTGCTTCCTTACTTGTTTTGATTTTTCACCTTTCATCATTCGCAACCGATAAGCACTTTTATTTTACCACATCCGATAGTGTAAAACTCTATGTTCGCATTGCCGGCGAAGGCAAACCTTGCCTCTTTGTGCACGGCGGGCCGGGTTCAACGTCTTATTATTACGAAGCAATGGCCGGCGCACCGCTCATCGAGCAAAAGCTGCAAATGATTTATTTCGACCAGCGCGGCAGCGGCCGTTCCGACTCTGCTACCAACCGCAATTACACGCTAAAGAGAATGTTATTGGACATGGAAGAATTGCGGCAGCATCTCGGCATCAAAAAATGGGCGGTAATGGGACATTCTTTCGGCGGGATCCTTCTCACTAATTATGCGTTGCGGTATCCGCAAAACATTACCGCCGTGTTCTACATTCACTGCACGGCAAACATGCGGGCTTCCATGAACAGTCATCTCGAATTCGGGTTAAAAGAACTTGACATCAAAGACCAAACGGCATTCAGAGATACCTCGCTTCCGTTAAACGAAAGAGTATGGAAAGTGCACGATAAGCTCACCGAAAAAAACCTTTGGTACAAGCTTATGTTTCGAAATGCCTTTGAAAAAAAGTTCAGCGATTCGGTTACGTTTTCTGCCGGAAAATTCAACCGCGATTTTGCCACGCAATGCTGGAAGGACGCTGAGTATTGGAAAGACTATTCGGCGCAAACAGCGAACATTAAATGTCCCGTATTTGTGGTGACCGGCGACAAAGATTACGCCGTTGGTCCTGATCATTACAAGCTGTTTCGCTTTCCGCACCAAACCGTTGTGCATTACATTGGCGGCCATGCCTCGTTCCAGGAAGAGCCGCAGTGGTACGCCGAAAAGATCCTGGCCTTTATTCCTTCTATTCCATAA
- a CDS encoding HU family DNA-binding protein has translation MRTKKSTQQKQISSPQILCHSGLQPHHQILKKKANNFVWIEKRLNLLPSNHKKSTMNKAELIAKIADDAGITKTQANTALDSFVEAVTKTLKGGGKVTLVGFGTFSVSKRAARNGRNPQTGEVIKIKARKVARFKAGKELSAKL, from the coding sequence ATGCGAACAAAAAAATCAACGCAACAAAAACAAATTTCATCGCCGCAAATCCTTTGCCATAGCGGATTACAGCCACATCACCAAATTTTAAAAAAGAAGGCAAATAATTTTGTTTGGATAGAAAAGCGGCTAAATTTGTTGCCGTCAAACCACAAAAAATCAACTATGAACAAAGCTGAACTGATCGCAAAAATTGCTGATGATGCCGGCATCACCAAGACCCAGGCAAACACCGCCCTTGATTCGTTTGTAGAAGCCGTAACCAAAACCCTGAAAGGTGGTGGTAAAGTAACGCTGGTTGGCTTCGGAACTTTCTCCGTATCCAAGCGTGCAGCCCGCAACGGCCGCAACCCGCAAACCGGTGAGGTTATTAAAATCAAAGCCCGCAAAGTGGCCCGTTTCAAAGCCGGTAAAGAACTTTCTGCTAAGTTGTAA
- a CDS encoding sensor histidine kinase codes for MKEALTIQKTISPFKLTLTVILIVSFFYPVFFAYIDHELTVKVLAREWIFTAVRLTGIGLIAHGVIRLNNAVFKGFKPAWLRYPVEIILILFCTYWFLFGFVKYIDSPLTGSNPADPNLWTFRRYIGLYMLGTIFIYTFLSGLNIYQVARQKEAQAEQLQREFAQVRLQALKSQVNPHFLFNSLSVLSSLVHVSAETSEQFIHYLAKAYRYILEQKELDLVSLKEELGFLDAYFFLLQIRFEQKVKLEKNIDADAEDLRLPPLTLQLLVENAVKHNKMSAQEPLVIKVSVAESSLIVENNLRPREQAESSTGIGLENIRKRYAMLTERKPIIAQTSEIFRVQIPLLKK; via the coding sequence GTGAAAGAAGCACTGACCATACAAAAAACGATTTCGCCGTTCAAGTTAACGCTGACGGTTATCCTTATCGTTAGCTTTTTCTACCCGGTGTTCTTTGCTTACATTGACCACGAACTGACGGTGAAAGTGTTGGCGAGAGAATGGATTTTCACCGCCGTCAGGCTTACGGGCATCGGGTTGATTGCACACGGCGTCATTCGGTTGAACAACGCGGTGTTCAAAGGCTTCAAACCCGCGTGGCTGCGCTATCCCGTTGAAATCATCCTCATTCTATTTTGCACGTACTGGTTTCTCTTCGGCTTTGTTAAATACATTGACAGTCCGCTGACGGGCAGCAATCCCGCCGATCCGAATCTTTGGACTTTTCGCCGCTACATTGGTTTGTACATGCTCGGCACCATTTTCATCTATACGTTTTTATCGGGGCTAAACATTTATCAGGTTGCGCGGCAGAAAGAAGCGCAGGCCGAACAGTTGCAACGCGAGTTTGCACAAGTGCGTTTGCAGGCTTTGAAAAGTCAGGTGAATCCGCATTTTCTTTTCAACAGTTTAAGCGTGCTGTCTTCGCTTGTTCACGTCAGTGCGGAAACATCGGAGCAATTTATTCATTACCTGGCCAAAGCTTATCGCTATATTTTGGAGCAAAAAGAACTGGATCTTGTCAGCCTGAAAGAAGAGCTGGGTTTTCTGGATGCCTACTTTTTTTTGCTGCAAATCCGTTTTGAACAGAAAGTGAAATTGGAAAAGAATATTGATGCTGATGCCGAAGACCTCCGACTACCGCCACTGACCTTGCAGCTGTTGGTGGAGAACGCCGTAAAGCACAACAAAATGTCGGCGCAGGAACCGCTGGTGATAAAGGTTAGCGTGGCAGAAAGCAGTTTAATCGTTGAGAACAATCTTCGTCCGCGTGAACAAGCCGAAAGCTCGACGGGCATTGGGCTGGAGAACATTCGCAAACGTTACGCCATGCTCACCGAACGCAAGCCAATCATTGCGCAGACAAGCGAAATTTTTCGTGTGCAAATACCCTTGCTTAAAAAATAA
- a CDS encoding DUF1569 domain-containing protein: MRKSLLDKECGETLVRRIQKLQPDSAPLWGRMNATEMLLHMNRVHEQLLNTPPVKKGTSLRQYIGRWLFLYLVPGFPKNARTPKRNDTKGQIDASAFEEQKQKFIALIQRFPHHQQSIELPHPYFGDLNTKQWGFAGYKHANHHLRQFGV; this comes from the coding sequence ATGAGAAAAAGTTTGTTGGACAAGGAATGCGGCGAAACACTTGTTCGCCGCATTCAAAAATTACAACCAGATTCTGCGCCACTTTGGGGCCGCATGAACGCCACCGAAATGCTGCTGCACATGAATCGTGTACACGAACAGTTGCTGAATACGCCACCGGTAAAAAAGGGAACAAGTCTCAGACAATACATCGGCCGCTGGTTATTTTTATACCTTGTTCCCGGCTTTCCAAAAAATGCCCGCACGCCCAAACGTAACGATACCAAAGGACAAATAGATGCTTCCGCTTTTGAAGAACAAAAGCAAAAATTTATTGCGCTTATTCAGCGTTTCCCGCACCATCAACAATCCATTGAACTGCCCCATCCTTATTTCGGCGACCTGAATACAAAGCAATGGGGTTTTGCCGGCTATAAACACGCGAATCATCACCTGCGCCAATTCGGAGTGTAA
- a CDS encoding sensor histidine kinase, producing the protein MKTKPFYKSVHFLFIGSGLLLNFLLMVMYSYINNGKPFIPLYAFGEFYTQGWPIMLQTFVILYLLYYTIKYFNKKYSYNPNGFERFLREMLFMLLVGFCIMEAFRWVFMTYMVVPEDDPAFLERKLKMILTIDLTFLIVIYAFMTSFRIFRYLQQKNIEVARWQREYTQSQFEAVKNQLNPHFLFNSLNALSSLVYVDADLAETFIEKLSKSYRYLLEQRSKETVPLKEELQFLDSFLYLTEQRFGKKLQVKLENIAANGYEVPPHTLLIVMEHILQNNGMSAAKPLRILVARKEGKLLVEYSDQPKNEAPEQSPQFAYLQEQFRFLKGEEISSAVGDKTVQLTIPLIKK; encoded by the coding sequence TTGAAAACAAAACCTTTTTATAAAAGCGTTCACTTTCTTTTCATCGGCAGCGGTTTGCTGCTGAATTTTTTGCTGATGGTGATGTACAGTTACATCAACAACGGCAAGCCTTTTATCCCGCTCTATGCCTTCGGCGAATTTTACACCCAAGGCTGGCCCATCATGCTGCAAACCTTTGTGATTTTGTACCTGCTCTATTACACCATCAAATACTTCAACAAAAAATACAGTTACAACCCCAACGGCTTTGAGCGTTTTTTGCGGGAGATGTTGTTTATGCTGCTCGTGGGCTTTTGCATTATGGAAGCCTTTCGCTGGGTGTTTATGACCTACATGGTAGTGCCCGAAGACGATCCCGCTTTTTTAGAACGCAAGCTCAAAATGATTCTCACCATTGACCTTACGTTCCTGATTGTGATTTATGCATTCATGACTTCCTTTCGCATCTTTCGCTACCTGCAACAAAAGAACATTGAAGTGGCACGATGGCAACGCGAGTACACGCAGTCGCAATTTGAAGCCGTAAAGAATCAGCTCAATCCGCATTTTCTTTTCAACAGTTTGAACGCATTGAGCTCATTGGTTTATGTAGATGCCGACCTGGCCGAAACCTTTATCGAAAAGCTTTCCAAATCTTACCGCTATCTGTTGGAGCAACGCAGCAAGGAAACTGTTCCGCTGAAAGAAGAATTGCAATTTCTCGACTCTTTTCTTTACCTGACGGAACAACGCTTTGGCAAAAAATTGCAGGTGAAACTTGAAAACATCGCGGCAAACGGATACGAAGTGCCGCCGCACACGCTGCTGATTGTGATGGAGCATATCTTGCAAAACAACGGCATGTCGGCGGCGAAGCCTTTGCGCATTCTTGTTGCGCGGAAAGAAGGGAAACTTCTTGTTGAATATTCGGATCAACCGAAGAACGAAGCGCCGGAGCAAAGCCCGCAGTTTGCTTACTTGCAGGAGCAATTCCGGTTTTTAAAAGGCGAAGAAATTTCATCTGCAGTTGGCGACAAAACCGTTCAACTCACGATCCCTTTAATCAAGAAGTGA
- a CDS encoding S41 family peptidase produces the protein MKRFFFFLATAFVLSASAQKKFDSAAYVNFNENRWEKVDFAAFTKDKPVNERLTSEEKIAGLSQCWSEAKYNFANFDLVPNLNWDSVYTAYIPRVIAAATTYDYYKVLQSFYRHLRDGHTSVTLPFAYMKKLNGILPLEIRWIENKAIVVQNTSDKKEEQRIKPGMELVAWNATPLTVYIQDSISPYLHFSTPQDSTNRIYRYELTPGSAGSIASLTFKTADGKIITQSFARKPVEKFWDRLPLFNFQILNGNIAYLQVNSFGDQKIVKVFDSLFATIAQTTALIIDVRNNGGGNGSNGFEILGCLTNKVFYTGQTALRQYRPVGRSWGAIEKGSIAEDDWKPYKNKLFSKPVVVLTGSATYSAAEDFTATFKSMKRGVVIGEPTGGSTGQPVFVNLPGGGLAAVCAKRDFFSDGTEFVGVGIQPDVLVRPSVKGIAEGKDEVLDAAKKYLQGRK, from the coding sequence ATGAAAAGATTCTTTTTCTTTTTAGCCACCGCGTTTGTGCTGAGTGCATCGGCGCAAAAGAAATTTGATTCAGCGGCTTACGTAAACTTTAACGAGAACCGCTGGGAGAAAGTTGATTTCGCCGCCTTCACAAAAGACAAGCCGGTAAACGAACGGTTAACCAGTGAAGAAAAAATTGCGGGCCTAAGTCAATGCTGGTCCGAAGCCAAATACAATTTCGCCAATTTTGATTTGGTTCCAAACCTGAACTGGGACAGCGTGTACACGGCTTACATTCCCAGGGTTATTGCCGCCGCAACAACCTATGATTATTATAAAGTGCTGCAAAGTTTTTATCGGCACCTGCGCGACGGACATACCAGTGTCACGCTTCCGTTTGCCTACATGAAAAAGCTGAACGGCATTCTGCCGCTTGAAATTCGCTGGATAGAAAACAAGGCTATTGTGGTGCAAAACACCTCGGATAAAAAAGAAGAGCAACGCATTAAACCCGGAATGGAACTCGTAGCCTGGAACGCAACGCCATTGACTGTATACATTCAAGATAGCATCAGTCCTTACCTGCATTTTTCCACGCCGCAGGACAGCACCAACAGGATCTATCGTTACGAACTGACGCCGGGAAGCGCAGGCAGCATTGCATCACTTACATTTAAAACAGCGGACGGAAAAATCATCACGCAAAGCTTTGCCCGCAAGCCCGTTGAAAAGTTTTGGGACCGCTTGCCTTTGTTCAACTTTCAAATTTTAAACGGCAACATTGCTTACCTGCAAGTCAACTCGTTCGGCGATCAAAAAATTGTGAAAGTCTTCGACAGTTTGTTTGCAACCATTGCACAAACAACGGCGTTGATCATTGACGTGCGCAACAACGGCGGCGGCAACGGCAGCAACGGTTTTGAAATTTTGGGTTGCTTAACCAACAAGGTTTTTTACACGGGCCAAACGGCGCTGCGGCAATACCGTCCCGTTGGCCGCTCGTGGGGCGCAATTGAAAAAGGAAGCATCGCAGAAGATGACTGGAAACCTTACAAAAATAAATTGTTCAGCAAGCCCGTGGTCGTGTTGACAGGCAGCGCTACGTATTCGGCTGCGGAGGATTTTACTGCCACGTTTAAAAGCATGAAACGCGGGGTGGTTATTGGTGAGCCAACCGGTGGCAGCACGGGTCAGCCCGTGTTTGTGAATTTGCCCGGCGGTGGTTTGGCGGCCGTTTGCGCCAAGCGTGATTTCTTTAGCGACGGGACTGAATTTGTTGGCGTGGGCATTCAACCCGATGTGCTTGTCCGTCCTTCTGTAAAAGGCATTGCCGAGGGAAAAGATGAAGTGCTAGATGCTGCAAAAAAATATTTGCAAGGCCGGAAATAA
- a CDS encoding cystathionine gamma-synthase translates to MKTGTKFIHAGAEPDPSTGAIMTPIYQTSTYVQEAPAQNKGYEYARSQNPTRTALEKAYAEIENGKFGLAFSSGVAATDAVIKLLSPGDEVICGNDMYGGTYRLFTKVFQKFGIKFHYVDMQDVKNIAVAINENTKLVWAETPTNPLMNICDIEAIASLTKAKNILLCVDNTFASPYLQNPLDLGADIVMHSATKYLGGHSDVIQGALMMNDQKLRDELYFIQKSCGAVPGPMDCFLVLRGIKTLHLRMQRHSENGRKIAEWLRKHPKVERVYWCGFEDHPNYAVAKKQMRDFGGMMSFELKNDSVDEAKRVLSSTKLFSLAESLGGVESLINHPATMTHASIPREERIKNGLSDSLIRLSVGVEDADDLIDDLNRAIG, encoded by the coding sequence ATGAAGACAGGAACCAAATTCATTCACGCCGGCGCCGAACCCGATCCAAGCACCGGTGCGATTATGACGCCGATTTACCAGACCTCTACCTATGTGCAGGAAGCACCCGCGCAAAACAAAGGCTATGAATATGCCCGCAGTCAAAACCCCACGCGAACGGCGCTGGAAAAGGCTTACGCCGAAATCGAGAACGGGAAGTTTGGCCTCGCCTTCAGCAGCGGCGTGGCGGCTACCGATGCTGTGATTAAATTATTGTCGCCGGGCGATGAAGTGATTTGCGGCAATGACATGTACGGCGGTACCTATCGCTTGTTCACCAAAGTGTTTCAAAAGTTCGGCATTAAATTTCATTACGTTGACATGCAGGACGTAAAAAATATTGCCGTTGCAATCAACGAAAATACGAAGCTTGTTTGGGCCGAAACGCCCACCAATCCGTTGATGAACATCTGCGACATTGAGGCTATTGCATCGTTAACAAAAGCAAAGAATATTTTGCTTTGCGTGGACAACACCTTCGCTTCGCCATACTTGCAAAACCCGCTTGACCTGGGTGCCGACATTGTGATGCACTCGGCTACAAAATATCTCGGCGGTCACAGCGACGTGATACAAGGTGCGTTGATGATGAACGACCAAAAGCTGCGCGACGAACTTTATTTTATTCAAAAAAGTTGCGGTGCCGTGCCCGGACCAATGGATTGCTTTTTGGTTTTGCGCGGCATTAAAACATTGCACCTGCGCATGCAGCGTCACAGCGAGAACGGAAGAAAGATTGCCGAATGGCTGCGCAAGCATCCAAAAGTTGAAAGAGTTTATTGGTGCGGTTTTGAAGATCATCCGAACTATGCCGTTGCCAAAAAACAGATGCGTGACTTTGGCGGCATGATGAGTTTTGAATTGAAGAACGACAGCGTGGATGAAGCCAAACGTGTGTTGTCATCTACCAAACTTTTTTCATTGGCCGAAAGTTTAGGTGGCGTGGAATCGCTCATCAATCATCCCGCAACAATGACGCATGCTTCAATACCGAGAGAAGAACGCATAAAGAACGGCTTAAGCGACTCGCTCATTCGCTTAAGTGTGGGTGTGGAAGACGCGGACGATTTGATTGACGATCTGAACCGGGCAATCGGTTAA
- a CDS encoding class I SAM-dependent methyltransferase — protein MWPAAVALSEFIEHHPQYVANKRVVEVGAGLGLPSLVAAPSAAHVLCTDFSEEAVSIVAKSALHHRLKNFEAAVLDWNNLPQNIRADVLLLSDVNYEPGAFAALKKTMNRFLHNGTIILLSTPQRLMAKPFIEHVLHNCVQKEEHTVEQFGDSVAITVMVLKKKER, from the coding sequence ATATGGCCGGCTGCCGTTGCTTTGAGTGAATTCATTGAACACCATCCGCAGTACGTAGCAAACAAACGGGTAGTGGAGGTTGGTGCAGGATTGGGTTTGCCTTCGCTTGTTGCGGCTCCTTCGGCTGCGCATGTTTTGTGCACCGACTTTTCGGAAGAAGCCGTTTCCATCGTTGCGAAATCAGCTCTTCATCATCGTTTGAAAAATTTTGAAGCGGCAGTTCTGGACTGGAATAACCTGCCGCAAAACATTCGTGCGGATGTTTTGCTTTTGAGCGATGTGAACTACGAGCCCGGTGCTTTTGCTGCGTTGAAAAAAACAATGAACCGCTTTCTTCACAACGGAACAATCATTCTTTTGAGCACGCCGCAACGGTTGATGGCAAAACCATTCATCGAACACGTGTTGCACAACTGCGTTCAAAAAGAAGAGCATACTGTAGAACAATTTGGTGACAGCGTAGCCATTACGGTAATGGTGCTAAAAAAGAAAGAGCGTTAA